In one Liolophura sinensis isolate JHLJ2023 chromosome 11, CUHK_Ljap_v2, whole genome shotgun sequence genomic region, the following are encoded:
- the LOC135477723 gene encoding sperm mitochondrial-associated cysteine-rich protein-like — protein sequence MTASPACPASPACPASPSSPACPASPACPASPACLASPSFPACPASPAFPACPASPACPASPSFPACPACPASPTCPASPVCPACPASPACRACPASPACPVSPAFPASPACPASPAFPI from the coding sequence ATGACAGCCTCCCCAGCATGCCCAGCCTCCCCAGCATGCCCGGCCTCCCCATCCTCCCCAGCATGCCCAGCCTCCCCAGCATGCCCAGCCTCCCCAGCATGCCTAGCCTCCCCATCCTTCCCAGCATGCCCCGCCTCCCCAGCCTTCCCAGCATGCCCAGCCTCCCCAGCATGCCCAGCCTCCCCATCCTTCCCAGCATGCCCAGCATGTCCAGCCTCCCCAACATGCCCAGCCTCCCCAGTATGCCCAGCATGCCCAGCCTCCCCAGCATGTCGAGCATGTCCAGCCTCCCCAGCATGCCCAGTGTCCCCAGCATTCCCAGCCTCCCCAGCATGCCCAGCCTCCCCAGCATTCCCAATTTAA